The sequence CCTCCAGCGCGCGGTCGTAGGAGGTGCGCATGCCGTCGACGGTCAGCTCCAGCGACCGGTCCGCGTGGCCCGTCCCGGCCCGGAAGCCGGTGAACGGGTAGAACGCCTCGGAGACCACCGGCGCCGCCGAGGCGGGCAGCCGCCAGGAGACGGGCAGCCGGTGCACCGGCAGGTCGGGGTTGTGCCGCAGCAGCACCGAGACCGCGCTCTGCACCGGATCCCACGACAGGCCCGCCCAGCGGTCGCCGTCCACGATCGAGAACGGGTCGAGCTGGCCCGGGTCGCCCACGAACAGCGACCGCTCGAACAGCGAGGCGATGCGCAGCAGCTTGTCCGAACGCATCTGGTAGGCCTCGTCCACGATCGCCCAGGGCCAGGTCCGGTCGCCGATCCAGGCCCACTTGTCGGCGGTGGCGATCACCACGGCCGGGTCGCCGAGGTCGGGCAGCTTGCCCGCGACCGAGACGTTGGAATGGGCGAGGATACGGCCGGGCGTGATGTAGCCGCCGGCCGACAGGCGGCCGATCGAGAGGTCGGGGTGCTCGGTCGCGAGCCGTTCCACCAGGTCGTCGACCTGCTCGTTGGTCTGCGCGACGATCATCAGCGGCTCGCCGGTCTCGGCGATGTGCCCGGCGGCCTTGACCACCAGGGTGGACTTGCCTGCCCCGGGAGGGGAGTCCACCACCACGCCCCGGTTGCGGGGCAGGTCCGCCAGGACCGCGTCGACGACGGCCGCCGCCTCCTGCTGGGGCGTCTGGACGTTCACGACCATTCCTCCTGCGCGTCGTCGTCGCTGGGCACGTACTCCTCCGGCGGTCCGCCGTGGGTCCACGGCGTCCGCTCGGGGTCGGGGAGCGCCGCCGAGGACTGGAAGTCGTCGGTCAGCGAGGTGTAGGAGACCCGCTCACCCGGCTCGGGCACAGCGCCCGGAGCGGGCGTCTTCCCCCGGCCCATCCCCTTGGTGATCTTCAGGGTGATCTCGCCGTCCGCGATCTCGACGATCTCGGCGGCGTGGCCGCGCCGGTCGGGGCTGCCGACCGTGGTGCCGGGGGCCAGCCGTACCGGGTCCTCGGTCCGGACCGTGATCAGCGGGCGCAGCTTGCGTGAGCGGCCCTCGCCCTCGCTGTGCTCCGGGTCCGCGCCCGTCACCGTCCCGGAGAACGCCTCACCGGTCAGCCGGTACTCGGCCATGACCAGCGGGTCGTCATAGGCCCGCTGCACGTCGTAGCTCGCCCGGGCCCTCTCCAGCCCGGCCCAGCCGCGCGGCGGCGCCGACCGCGCCGTCCCTGCGCGCCTGCGGCGGGCCGCCCTCGGCGACCCGCTCGGCGAACCTGGTGAACGAGCCGCGGTCGGTGTCCCAGCGGTCCTTCACCCGCCGGCCCTCGGGCAGCTCGCGCAGCAGGCGGGCCGCCCGCCACATCAGCCGCCAGGTCGGTTCGAGCTGGGTCCGCAGCGCCTGGGTGACGCGCTCCACGGCGCGGTCGGTCGGGGCCTCCTCATAGGCCCGTACGGCGGGGCCGAGCACCTCGTTGTCGAAGCCCGGGTCGGTGGTGGGGCCGGCCGGCGGCCAGAGCAGCGGGTCCTCGGCCTCCTCGGCGGCCCGCCGGCCGCTCATCCCCGGGGGAGGGGCGATCCACCCGAGCAGCGCCGCGAGGTTGGCGTCCTCCAGCCCGCTCTGCCCGGTCGCCCAGTGCATGCTCAGCGCCTCGGTCGCCACCAGCAACAGGGAGGAGCCCGGCTGCTGCGACCGGTCGGCGAAGTAGGTCAGCCACCGGCCGAGCAGCGGCACCGACGGATGCACCGGATAGGGCCCGTCGGCCCGGCGGAACCGGGTGGAGCGGCCCAGCAGCGCCACGAAGGCGGCCGCCGACCGGTTGGGGACGAGGATCTGCGGCGCGTCCAGGCACCGCTCGTACGGCTCCCCGCCCTTCTTCTCGACCGTCTCGGTGGTCTTGCCGAACCCCTCGACGTACGGCAGGAGCACCTCGGCCAGGCCGGCGGCGAAGGCGAACCGCAGGTCCCGGTTGCGCGGCTGGGGGACCACCAGCAGCCGGGGGTGGTCCGGGTCGGTGCCCACCATGGCGGCCAGCGGCGCGGCGGCCTCACCTGCGAGCCTGAGCGGGATGAACACCATCGGCCGGGGGGCGACGTGGCAGTGCCGGACCGTGGTGATCCGCTGCGCGGCCCCGTCCCGGATGGCGCGCAACTGCGCCAGGGCCGTCAGAGCACTCACGTCACCTCCTCCGTCGGCTCCGTGAGCGCCGCGCTGCTGTACTTGTCGGTTCGCTCGCTCAATTCAGGCACTCCTCGCGCAGGCGGTCCGCCAGGCGGAGCAGGCGGGCGACCTCCTCCTGGCCCTCGGCGGGTTCGACGGTGCCCTCGGCCAGGCCGAGGGCCTCGGTCATCAGGGAGACGCCGCCGAGCTGGTCGCGGACCTGGCGGCCCAGCAGGTCGGTGGAGCCGCAGCCACGGGCCTCGTCACGGCAGAACATGCACATGTCGCAGGTGGACAGGCAGTCGGGCGCGTAGCGGGCGGGCACCTGGCACAGCGCGCCGGCCAGCTCCTCCGCCGACCGGGTGGGCACGCCGTCCGCGTCGGGGGCCAGGTCGAAGGTGAGCCCCTGGGGGAGCCCTTCG comes from Streptosporangium roseum DSM 43021 and encodes:
- a CDS encoding AAA family ATPase, producing MVVNVQTPQQEAAAVVDAVLADLPRNRGVVVDSPPGAGKSTLVVKAAGHIAETGEPLMIVAQTNEQVDDLVERLATEHPDLSIGRLSAGGYITPGRILAHSNVSVAGKLPDLGDPAVVIATADKWAWIGDRTWPWAIVDEAYQMRSDKLLRIASLFERSLFVGDPGQLDPFSIVDGDRWAGLSWDPVQSAVSVLLRHNPDLPVHRLPVSWRLPASAAPVVSEAFYPFTGFRAGTGHADRSLELTVDGMRTSYDRALEEAASSGWALYELPSRHTVRTDAEAVQAVAVLAVRLLQRAPVAHSERGSHRVTADRIAIGAAHRDQVAAIRAAGVPEEITVDTANRLQGREYDVTIVLHPLSGRRDATAFHLESGRLCVLASRHRHACVVVARAGIPELLDAHPSAEPVQLGVPVKFPDGWEANQAVLAHLAKHRVVPAH